The following are encoded together in the Campylobacter devanensis genome:
- the rpsG gene encoding 30S ribosomal protein S7, with the protein MRRRKAPVREVMPDPIYGNKVITKFINSLMYDGKKSVATQIMYGALKAIDSKGGELKGIDVFNSAIDNVKPIMEVKSRRVGGATYQVPVEVRPARQQALAIRWIISFARKRSERTMIEKLAAELLDASNSKGASFKKKEDTYKMAEANKAFAHYRW; encoded by the coding sequence ATGAGAAGAAGAAAAGCCCCTGTTAGGGAAGTAATGCCTGATCCAATTTATGGCAATAAAGTTATAACTAAATTTATTAATTCACTTATGTATGATGGCAAAAAAAGTGTAGCTACACAGATTATGTATGGCGCTTTAAAAGCTATTGATTCTAAAGGTGGAGAGCTAAAAGGTATAGATGTATTTAATAGTGCTATCGATAATGTAAAACCTATTATGGAGGTTAAATCTCGCCGTGTAGGTGGTGCTACATATCAAGTGCCAGTAGAAGTCCGCCCAGCTCGCCAACAAGCTCTAGCAATCCGTTGGATTATCAGTTTTGCTCGCAAAAGAAGTGAGAGAACAATGATAGAAAAATTAGCCGCTGAGTTGCTCGATGCATCAAATTCAAAAGGTGCTTCATTTAAGAAAAAAGAAGATACCTATAAAATGGCAGAAGCTAATAAAGCATTTGCTCACTATCGTTGGTAA
- the rpsL gene encoding 30S ribosomal protein S12, translating to MPTINQLVRKERKKVIVKSKSPALKECPQRRGVCTRVYTTTPKKPNSALRKVAKVRLTSGFEVISYIGGEGHNLQEHSIVLVRGGRVKDLPGVKYHIVRGALDTAGVAKRTVSRSKYGAKRPKEAKK from the coding sequence GTGCCAACCATTAATCAATTGGTCAGAAAAGAACGCAAAAAAGTGATCGTAAAATCTAAATCACCAGCGTTAAAAGAGTGTCCTCAAAGAAGAGGAGTTTGCACTAGAGTTTATACAACAACTCCTAAAAAACCAAACTCAGCTTTGAGAAAAGTTGCCAAAGTAAGGCTAACAAGTGGATTTGAAGTTATCAGCTATATAGGCGGTGAAGGTCACAATCTACAAGAGCACAGCATCGTGCTAGTGCGTGGCGGTAGGGTAAAAGACTTACCAGGTGTTAAATATCATATTGTCCGTGGTGCGCTTGATACAGCTGGCGTGGCTAAAAGAACTGTATCTAGATCTAAATATGGTGCTAAACGCCCAAAAGAAGCTAAAAAGTAA
- a CDS encoding GmrSD restriction endonuclease domain-containing protein produces MAFLVWRNKDNFIKDEFNENFNKEFEIYLLELLKAMIVKILNNKTNTNEIKDLVFKMNAELNQNINFSYSKFLPERFLNNFSSDIESYKLEVEHILPKTWQNTNFDEWNETSHSQYLEQIGNKILLNKLTNIKCANNFFSLKQEKYKENHNSQEVKELGNREDKI; encoded by the coding sequence GTGGCTTTTTTGGTTTGGAGAAATAAGGATAATTTTATAAAAGATGAATTTAATGAGAATTTTAATAAAGAATTCGAAATTTATCTACTTGAACTGCTAAAAGCAATGATTGTTAAAATTCTAAATAATAAAACAAATACAAATGAAATTAAAGATTTAGTTTTTAAAATGAATGCAGAGCTAAATCAAAATATAAATTTTTCTTATAGCAAATTCTTGCCAGAGAGATTTTTAAATAATTTTTCTAGTGATATAGAAAGCTATAAATTAGAAGTAGAGCATATTTTACCTAAAACTTGGCAAAATACGAATTTTGATGAGTGGAACGAGACAAGTCATTCGCAATATTTGGAGCAAATAGGTAATAAAATTTTGCTTAACAAACTAACAAATATTAAATGTGCTAATAACTTTTTTTCTTTAAAACAAGAAAAATATAAAGAGAATCATAATTCACAAGAGGTAAAAGAGCTTGGCAATAGAGAAGATAAAATTTAG
- the rpoC gene encoding DNA-directed RNA polymerase subunit beta': MSELKPIEIKEDARPRDFEAFKLRLASPERIKAWSYGEVKKPETINYRTLKPERDGLFCAKIFGPIRDYECLCGKYKKMRYKGIKCEKCGVEVTSSKVRRSRMAHIELVTPVAHIWYVNSLPSRIGTLLGIKMKDLERVLYYEAYIVENPGEAYYDNENSKKVEIYDVLNEEQYILLEQRFADSGFSARMGGEVIRDMLENLDLVSILEQLKIEIESTNSEAKKKSIVKRLKVVESFLNSGNRPEWMMITNLPVLPPDLRPLVSLDGGKFAVSDVNDLYRRVINRNARLKRLMELDAPEIIIRNEKRMLQESVDALFDNGRRANAVKGANKRPLKSLSEIIKGKQGRFRQNLLGKRVDFSGRSVIVVGPRLRMDQCGLPKKMALELFKPHLLARLEEKGYATNVKLAKKMIEDKTNEVWECLEEVVADHPVLLNRAPTLHKMSIQAFHPVLIEGKAIQLHPLVCSAFNADFDGDQMAVHVPLSQEAIAECKILMLSSMNILLPASGKAVTVPSQDMVLGIYYLSLEKVDVIGSNKIFASVDEVMIAVETHFLDLHAKIKTMVDGRTVFTTAGRLIIKSILPDLGENSVPESMWNKVMKKKDIANLVDYVYKNGGLESTAGFLDKLKNLGFRYATKAGVSISIADIIVSDSKYSYVDEAKKRVREIQNQYGSGLLTDSERYNKIVDIWTDTNNKVASDMMKLIKNDKSGFNSIYMMADSGARGSAAQIRQLAGMRGLMAKPDGSIIETPITSNFREGLNVLEYFISTHGARKGLADTALKTANAGYLTRKLIDVAQNVKITMDDCGTHEGVEITEITESGELIESLEERVLGRVLSDDVIDPITNEILYTEGTLIDEAKARVIIEAGIKSISIRTPITCKAPKGVCAKCYGINLGEGKLVKPGEAVGIISAQSIGEPGTQLTLRTFHIGGTASTEQQDRQIVAQKEGFIRYYNLKTYENNGKSIVINRRNAAILLVEPKIKAPFDGVIDIEVAHEDVNITIKGKKDEVKYVLRRHDLAKPNELAGVSGKIDGKFYIPYSKGDAVKENESIVEMIKDGWNIPNRIPFASEVKVADGDPVTQEIVASAHGVLKYYILKGDYLERIREIKKGDIVAEKGLFVVVADEEDREAVRHYIPRNSVIEFDDSSDVVATDILAKPQVDSKLVIAEWDPYSNPVIAEEAGIVAYEDIEPGYSVTEQYDEATGESRLVINEYLPSGVKPTIVITTDNGKLIRYQLEPKTAIFVKDGATVQRADTIAKTPKAVAKSKDITGGLPRVSELFEARRPKNTAIIAEIDGVIRFEKPLRSKERVVIVAEDGTTAEYLIDKSRQIQVRDGEFVHAGEKLTDGLVSSHDVLRILGEKALHGYLISEIQQVYRSQGVAISDKHIEIIVSQMLRQIKIVDSGDTNFIVGDMVSRRKFREENEKIIRMGGEPAIAEPVLLGVTRAAIGSDSVISAASFQETTKVLTEASIAAKFDYLEDLKENVILGRMIPVGTGLYQDKKIKMKYKD, encoded by the coding sequence ATGAGTGAGTTAAAACCTATAGAGATTAAAGAAGATGCAAGACCAAGGGATTTTGAAGCATTTAAATTAAGATTAGCAAGTCCTGAACGTATAAAAGCATGGAGTTATGGCGAAGTTAAAAAGCCTGAAACCATCAACTATAGAACTCTAAAACCAGAAAGAGATGGTCTATTTTGTGCTAAAATATTTGGGCCTATTAGGGATTATGAGTGCTTATGTGGCAAATATAAAAAGATGCGCTATAAGGGTATCAAATGTGAAAAATGTGGAGTTGAAGTTACAAGCTCTAAGGTTCGCCGTTCTAGAATGGCACATATCGAGCTAGTTACCCCAGTGGCGCATATTTGGTATGTAAATTCACTTCCTAGTCGTATCGGAACTCTTCTTGGTATTAAAATGAAAGACTTAGAGCGTGTATTATACTATGAAGCATATATAGTAGAAAATCCAGGTGAAGCATACTATGATAACGAAAATAGCAAAAAAGTTGAAATTTATGATGTCTTAAATGAAGAGCAATATATACTTTTAGAACAAAGATTTGCTGATAGTGGATTTAGTGCTAGAATGGGTGGTGAAGTCATCCGTGATATGCTTGAAAATTTAGATCTTGTTAGCATCTTAGAGCAGTTAAAAATAGAGATTGAAAGCACAAATAGCGAAGCTAAGAAAAAAAGTATTGTAAAAAGATTAAAAGTAGTTGAGAGCTTTTTAAATTCAGGTAATCGCCCAGAGTGGATGATGATAACAAATTTACCTGTTTTACCGCCTGATTTAAGACCTCTTGTTAGCCTAGATGGTGGTAAATTCGCAGTTAGTGATGTCAATGATCTTTATCGCCGTGTTATAAATCGCAACGCAAGACTAAAAAGACTTATGGAGCTTGATGCGCCTGAGATTATTATCCGTAACGAAAAGAGAATGTTGCAAGAGTCAGTAGATGCTCTATTTGACAATGGCAGAAGAGCAAATGCTGTAAAAGGTGCGAATAAACGCCCTCTAAAATCTCTAAGCGAAATTATTAAAGGTAAGCAAGGGCGCTTTAGACAAAATTTGCTTGGTAAAAGGGTAGATTTTTCTGGTCGTAGCGTTATCGTTGTTGGTCCTAGACTTAGGATGGATCAGTGTGGATTGCCTAAAAAAATGGCTTTAGAGCTATTTAAACCACATCTCTTAGCCCGCCTTGAAGAAAAAGGCTATGCTACAAATGTTAAATTAGCTAAAAAGATGATAGAAGATAAGACAAATGAGGTTTGGGAGTGCCTTGAAGAGGTTGTTGCTGATCATCCAGTACTACTAAATAGAGCGCCAACTCTACATAAAATGTCTATCCAAGCATTTCACCCAGTACTAATAGAAGGTAAGGCTATTCAGCTTCATCCACTTGTTTGTTCGGCTTTCAACGCTGACTTCGATGGTGACCAAATGGCCGTTCATGTCCCTTTATCTCAAGAGGCAATTGCTGAGTGTAAAATTTTAATGCTTAGTTCTATGAATATCTTGCTTCCAGCAAGTGGTAAAGCTGTGACAGTCCCTAGCCAAGATATGGTTCTTGGTATATATTATCTAAGCCTTGAAAAAGTAGATGTAATAGGCTCAAATAAAATTTTTGCTAGCGTTGATGAAGTTATGATAGCAGTTGAGACTCACTTCCTTGATCTGCATGCTAAGATTAAGACAATGGTAGATGGTAGGACTGTATTTACAACTGCGGGGAGATTGATTATCAAATCAATTCTACCTGATTTGGGAGAGAATTCAGTTCCAGAGAGTATGTGGAATAAGGTAATGAAGAAAAAAGACATAGCAAATTTAGTTGATTATGTCTATAAAAATGGCGGTTTAGAATCCACAGCGGGATTTTTGGATAAGCTTAAAAATCTTGGGTTTAGATACGCTACAAAAGCTGGAGTTAGCATATCAATAGCTGATATAATAGTATCTGATAGCAAATATTCATATGTAGATGAAGCCAAAAAAAGAGTTCGTGAAATCCAAAATCAATATGGCTCAGGTTTGCTAACTGATTCAGAAAGATACAATAAAATTGTTGATATATGGACAGATACAAACAACAAAGTAGCTAGTGATATGATGAAACTCATCAAAAATGATAAGAGCGGATTTAATTCTATTTATATGATGGCTGATAGCGGCGCTAGGGGTAGTGCGGCTCAAATTCGCCAACTTGCTGGTATGCGTGGTCTTATGGCTAAGCCTGATGGTAGTATTATTGAGACACCAATTACTTCAAATTTCCGTGAGGGTCTAAATGTCCTTGAGTATTTCATCTCAACACACGGCGCTAGAAAAGGTCTTGCTGATACTGCGCTTAAAACCGCAAATGCTGGATATCTAACAAGAAAATTAATTGATGTTGCTCAAAATGTTAAGATTACAATGGATGATTGTGGCACTCACGAAGGTGTTGAAATTACTGAAATCACTGAGAGTGGTGAGTTAATTGAGAGTTTAGAAGAGAGAGTTTTAGGTAGAGTATTAAGCGATGATGTTATCGATCCTATTACTAATGAAATTTTATACACAGAAGGCACATTAATCGATGAAGCTAAGGCTAGAGTAATTATCGAAGCTGGTATAAAATCAATTAGCATTAGAACACCAATTACATGTAAAGCACCAAAAGGTGTATGCGCTAAGTGCTATGGCATAAATCTAGGTGAGGGCAAACTAGTCAAACCAGGCGAAGCCGTAGGTATCATCTCAGCCCAATCGATCGGTGAGCCTGGTACTCAGCTAACGCTAAGAACTTTCCATATCGGTGGTACTGCCTCTACAGAGCAACAAGATAGACAAATAGTAGCGCAAAAAGAGGGCTTTATAAGATATTATAACCTAAAAACATATGAAAACAATGGTAAATCTATAGTGATAAATAGACGAAACGCTGCTATATTATTGGTTGAACCAAAGATTAAAGCTCCATTTGATGGTGTTATAGATATTGAAGTTGCTCATGAAGATGTAAATATCACTATAAAAGGCAAAAAAGATGAAGTTAAGTATGTTTTAAGAAGACATGATTTAGCTAAACCAAATGAGCTAGCCGGTGTAAGCGGTAAAATAGATGGTAAATTCTATATTCCTTACTCAAAAGGTGATGCAGTAAAAGAGAATGAAAGTATCGTAGAGATGATTAAAGATGGATGGAATATTCCAAATCGTATTCCATTTGCAAGTGAAGTTAAGGTAGCTGATGGCGATCCAGTAACTCAAGAGATTGTAGCTAGTGCGCATGGTGTGCTAAAATACTATATCTTAAAAGGTGATTATCTAGAGAGAATTAGAGAGATTAAAAAAGGCGATATAGTAGCAGAAAAAGGTCTATTTGTCGTAGTAGCGGATGAAGAAGATAGAGAGGCTGTGCGCCACTATATCCCACGAAATAGCGTAATTGAATTTGATGATAGCTCTGATGTAGTAGCTACTGATATCTTAGCTAAACCACAGGTTGATTCTAAGCTAGTTATAGCTGAGTGGGATCCATACTCAAATCCAGTAATCGCTGAAGAAGCTGGTATAGTGGCATACGAAGATATCGAGCCAGGATATAGCGTAACAGAGCAATACGATGAAGCAACAGGCGAGAGCAGGCTAGTTATTAATGAGTATCTACCAAGTGGAGTTAAACCTACAATTGTTATTACAACTGATAATGGCAAATTAATTCGCTATCAACTAGAGCCAAAAACTGCGATATTTGTCAAAGATGGTGCTACAGTTCAAAGAGCTGATACTATAGCTAAAACACCAAAAGCTGTAGCAAAATCAAAAGATATCACCGGAGGTCTTCCTAGAGTTTCAGAGCTATTTGAAGCTCGTCGTCCTAAAAATACAGCAATAATTGCTGAAATCGATGGCGTTATTAGATTTGAAAAGCCTTTACGCTCTAAAGAAAGAGTAGTAATAGTAGCCGAAGATGGCACAACGGCTGAGTATCTAATCGATAAATCAAGACAAATTCAAGTCCGTGATGGCGAGTTTGTTCATGCTGGTGAGAAATTAACTGATGGATTAGTAAGTAGCCACGATGTGCTAAGAATTCTTGGAGAGAAGGCACTTCATGGATATCTAATTAGCGAAATTCAGCAAGTTTATCGCTCTCAAGGCGTTGCTATTAGCGATAAACATATTGAGATTATTGTATCTCAAATGTTAAGACAGATTAAAATTGTAGATAGCGGCGATACGAATTTCATCGTAGGCGATATGGTTAGCCGTCGTAAATTCCGTGAAGAAAATGAGAAAATCATTAGAATGGGTGGCGAGCCAGCGATCGCTGAGCCTGTGCTTTTAGGCGTTACTAGAGCAGCTATCGGTAGTGATAGTGTTATCTCTGCAGCCTCTTTCCAAGAGACTACAAAAGTGCTTACAGAAGCTAGTATAGCGGCTAAATTTGACTACCTTGAAGACTTAAAAGAAAATGTTATTTTAGGTCGTATGATACCTGTGGGTACTGGTCTTTATCAAGATAAAAAAATCAAGATGAAGTATAAAGATTAA
- the rpoB gene encoding DNA-directed RNA polymerase subunit beta: protein MLNSLYSGNRLRVDFSNVAKEIDVPNLLQLQKKSFDHFLNLDNSQTESGIEKVFKSIFPIHDPQNRLSLEYVSSEIGKPRYTIRECMERGLTYSVNLKIKIRLIVHDRDEKTGEKIGVKDIKEQEIFVREIPLMTDRISFIINGVERVVVNQLHRSPGVIFKEEESPTVVNKLIYTAQIIPDRGSWLYFEYDTKDVLYVRINKRRKVPITILFRALGYKKQDIVKLFYPMQTLKIQNNKFLVEFNPDDFTGRVDYDIKDEDGNILHQAGKRLTRKKADKLIEDGVKFIEYPLETLVNRYLASPVIDKDSGEVLYDTLTQLDENKIAKIANEQDSIEIANDLANGVDDAIINSFLQDYETLKLLKQTEGVEDENDLAAIRIYKVMRPGEPVVKEAARSFVNDLFFNPERYDLTKVGRMKMNHKLGLNAPDYVTVLTNEDIIKTAKYLIKVKNGQGHIDDRDHLGNRRIRSIGELLANELHLGFVKMQKAIRDKFTSLSNNIDEIMPYDLVNPKMITTTIMEFFTGGQLSQFMDQTNPLSEVTHKRRLSALGEGGLVKERAGFEVRDVHPTHYGRICPVETPEGQNIGLINTLSTYAKVNDLGFVESPYRKVENGRVTNEIVYLTATQEEGHIIAPASTILDENGMISEDLIEVRQDGEMILAKRDDVTLIDLCSGMVMGVAASLIPFLEHDDANRALMGSNMQRQAVPLLKSTAPIVGTGMEAIVARDAWEAIKARRGGVIEKVDNKNIFILGEDENGPYIDQYTMEKNMRTNQNTTFSQHPIVKKGQKVEAGQIIADGSSMDQGELAIGKNALIAFMPWNGYNYEDAIVMSERMIRTDAFTSVHIYEKEIEARELKDGVEEITRDIPNMKEEEIEHLDESGIVRIGTHIKPGMILVGKVSPKGEVKPTPEERLLRAIFGEKAGHVVNKSLYAPASMEGVVIDVKIFTKKGYEKDSRSFKAYEDEKNILEKEHHDRLLMLDREEMLRVTALLANNELQSDLEVGKTTYVKGQKIQKEYLANINRFTLNSYVKSFSKDVQKSYEDMKAYFQNEKKKLKDEHDAKLEILEKDDILPSGVVKLVKVYVATKRKLKVGDKMAGRHGNKGIVSNIVPDVDMPYLPDGRSVDIVLNPLGVPSRMNIGQILESHLGLVGMKLGEQIQEIFDRKSKEWIIELRAKMIEIADVSRLMDAKAILEKIDDEKLIEYARDWASGVRFATPIFEGVKAEEFSKLFEMAKIDMDGKTELYDGRTGSKMAERVNVGCMYMLKLHHLVDEKVHARSTGPYSLVTQQPVGGKALSGGQRFGEMEVWALEAYGAAHTLREMLTVKSDDVEGRWLAYKALTRGENVPSTGIPETFFVLTNELKSLALDVEIYDEDNDNE, encoded by the coding sequence ATGCTAAATAGCCTTTATTCTGGAAATCGTCTTAGGGTAGATTTTTCTAATGTTGCTAAAGAGATTGATGTTCCAAATTTATTACAATTACAAAAAAAGAGTTTTGATCATTTTTTAAATCTTGATAATTCACAAACCGAAAGCGGAATCGAAAAAGTATTTAAATCTATTTTTCCTATTCACGATCCGCAAAATAGACTTTCGCTTGAATATGTCAGTAGTGAAATTGGTAAGCCTAGATATACTATTAGAGAGTGTATGGAAAGAGGCTTGACATATTCTGTAAATTTAAAAATTAAAATTAGATTAATAGTTCATGATAGAGATGAAAAAACAGGTGAAAAAATTGGAGTAAAGGATATCAAAGAACAAGAGATATTTGTTCGTGAAATTCCTTTAATGACCGATAGAATTTCATTTATTATTAACGGTGTTGAGAGAGTTGTTGTTAATCAGCTGCATAGAAGTCCTGGTGTTATTTTTAAAGAAGAAGAGAGTCCTACGGTTGTAAATAAACTTATTTATACTGCTCAGATTATCCCAGATCGTGGATCTTGGTTATACTTTGAGTATGATACTAAAGATGTATTATATGTCCGTATTAATAAGCGTCGTAAGGTGCCAATTACCATTTTATTTAGGGCTTTAGGATATAAAAAACAAGATATCGTGAAGTTATTTTACCCTATGCAAACTCTAAAAATTCAAAATAATAAATTCTTAGTAGAGTTTAATCCAGATGACTTTACTGGTAGGGTTGATTATGATATTAAAGATGAAGATGGCAATATCTTACATCAAGCTGGTAAGAGATTAACTAGAAAAAAAGCTGATAAATTAATAGAAGATGGCGTTAAATTTATAGAATATCCGCTTGAAACATTGGTAAATAGATATCTTGCTAGTCCTGTTATCGATAAAGATAGTGGTGAGGTTTTATATGATACTCTTACACAACTCGATGAGAATAAGATAGCTAAAATCGCTAATGAGCAAGATAGTATAGAGATAGCAAATGATTTAGCAAATGGAGTCGACGATGCTATTATTAACTCATTTTTGCAAGATTATGAGACTCTCAAACTTCTTAAACAAACAGAAGGCGTAGAAGATGAAAATGATCTAGCTGCAATTAGAATTTATAAAGTTATGCGTCCAGGTGAGCCTGTAGTTAAAGAAGCTGCTCGAAGTTTTGTAAATGATCTATTCTTTAATCCAGAAAGATATGATCTAACCAAGGTTGGTCGTATGAAGATGAATCACAAGCTTGGATTAAATGCGCCTGATTATGTAACAGTATTAACTAATGAAGATATCATTAAAACTGCTAAATATCTAATTAAGGTAAAAAATGGTCAAGGTCATATAGACGATAGAGACCATTTAGGTAATCGCCGTATTCGTTCTATTGGTGAGCTTTTAGCTAATGAGCTTCATTTAGGATTTGTAAAAATGCAAAAGGCTATTAGGGATAAATTTACAAGCCTAAGCAATAATATCGATGAGATTATGCCATATGATCTTGTAAATCCTAAGATGATTACCACTACTATTATGGAATTCTTTACCGGTGGTCAACTAAGTCAGTTTATGGATCAAACTAATCCACTTAGTGAAGTTACTCATAAGCGTAGATTATCAGCACTTGGTGAAGGTGGTTTAGTTAAAGAAAGAGCTGGTTTTGAGGTTCGTGACGTTCACCCTACTCATTATGGTAGAATTTGTCCAGTTGAGACCCCAGAAGGTCAAAATATCGGTCTTATAAATACTCTTTCTACATATGCTAAAGTAAATGATTTAGGCTTTGTTGAATCTCCATATCGTAAAGTAGAAAATGGTAGAGTAACAAATGAAATTGTCTATCTTACAGCAACTCAAGAAGAGGGTCATATTATCGCTCCAGCATCTACAATCTTAGATGAGAATGGTATGATTAGCGAGGATTTAATAGAGGTTAGACAAGATGGTGAGATGATACTTGCCAAAAGAGATGATGTAACACTAATTGACCTTTGTAGCGGTATGGTTATGGGGGTAGCTGCTTCATTGATTCCATTTTTAGAGCATGATGATGCTAACCGTGCGCTTATGGGTTCAAATATGCAACGCCAAGCTGTGCCTCTTTTAAAATCAACTGCACCTATTGTAGGTACAGGTATGGAAGCTATTGTAGCACGTGATGCTTGGGAAGCTATTAAAGCAAGACGTGGCGGTGTAATAGAAAAAGTTGATAATAAAAATATATTTATTCTAGGCGAAGATGAAAATGGTCCATATATAGATCAATACACCATGGAAAAAAATATGCGTACCAACCAAAATACGACATTTAGCCAACACCCAATCGTAAAAAAAGGACAAAAAGTAGAAGCTGGTCAGATAATTGCCGATGGTTCTAGTATGGATCAAGGTGAGCTAGCAATTGGTAAAAATGCCTTAATTGCCTTTATGCCGTGGAATGGATATAACTATGAAGATGCTATTGTAATGAGCGAGAGAATGATTCGCACAGATGCATTTACTAGCGTTCATATCTATGAAAAAGAGATTGAAGCTAGAGAGCTAAAAGATGGCGTAGAAGAGATTACTAGAGATATTCCTAATATGAAAGAAGAAGAGATCGAGCATCTAGATGAAAGTGGTATCGTAAGAATCGGTACTCATATTAAGCCTGGTATGATTTTAGTAGGTAAAGTATCTCCAAAAGGTGAAGTTAAGCCAACTCCAGAAGAAAGACTTCTAAGAGCAATCTTTGGCGAAAAGGCTGGCCATGTAGTAAATAAATCCCTATACGCTCCAGCAAGCATGGAAGGTGTGGTAATCGATGTTAAAATCTTTACTAAAAAAGGCTATGAAAAAGACTCAAGATCATTTAAAGCCTATGAAGATGAGAAAAATATCTTAGAAAAAGAGCATCACGATAGACTTTTAATGCTTGACCGAGAAGAGATGTTAAGAGTAACTGCTTTACTAGCTAATAACGAACTTCAAAGCGATTTAGAAGTTGGTAAAACTACATATGTAAAAGGTCAAAAGATACAAAAAGAGTATCTTGCCAATATAAATAGATTTACTCTAAATTCATATGTAAAAAGCTTTAGTAAAGATGTACAAAAAAGCTATGAAGATATGAAAGCTTACTTCCAAAATGAGAAGAAAAAATTAAAAGATGAGCATGATGCTAAGCTTGAAATTTTAGAAAAAGATGATATTTTGCCAAGCGGAGTAGTCAAACTTGTCAAAGTATATGTAGCTACTAAGCGTAAGCTAAAAGTTGGAGATAAAATGGCTGGTCGCCATGGTAACAAAGGTATAGTGTCTAATATCGTCCCTGATGTAGATATGCCTTATTTGCCAGATGGTAGGTCAGTAGATATTGTTTTAAATCCACTAGGCGTTCCTAGTCGTATGAATATTGGTCAAATTTTAGAAAGCCACTTAGGTCTTGTAGGTATGAAGCTTGGTGAGCAAATTCAAGAGATTTTTGATAGAAAATCAAAAGAATGGATAATAGAATTAAGAGCTAAAATGATTGAAATAGCTGATGTATCAAGACTAATGGATGCCAAAGCAATATTAGAAAAAATCGATGATGAGAAGCTAATAGAATATGCAAGAGATTGGGCAAGCGGTGTAAGATTTGCTACTCCTATATTTGAAGGGGTTAAGGCTGAAGAATTTAGCAAATTGTTTGAGATGGCAAAGATCGATATGGATGGTAAAACTGAATTATACGATGGTAGAACCGGATCTAAGATGGCTGAGCGTGTAAATGTCGGTTGTATGTATATGCTAAAACTTCACCACCTAGTAGATGAAAAAGTCCATGCTAGAAGTACTGGTCCATATAGCTTAGTTACGCAGCAACCTGTCGGCGGTAAGGCTTTAAGCGGCGGTCAAAGATTTGGAGAGATGGAGGTTTGGGCTTTAGAAGCTTATGGTGCGGCTCATACACTTCGCGAGATGCTAACTGTAAAATCTGATGATGTTGAAGGAAGATGGTTAGCTTATAAAGCATTAACTAGAGGTGAAAATGTCCCAAGTACAGGTATTCCAGAGACATTTTTTGTTTTAACAAACGAGCTAAAATCTCTAGCACTAGATGTTGAGATTTACGATGAGGATAATGATAATGAGTGA
- the rplL gene encoding 50S ribosomal protein L7/L12 — MAITKEDVLEFISNLSVLELSELVKEFEEKFGVSAAPVMVAGAVAGGAAEAAEEKTDFNIVLVDSGAKKIEVIKVVRALTGLGLKEAKDAVEGTPSVLKEGASKEEAEAAKKQLEEAGAKVELK; from the coding sequence ATGGCAATAACTAAAGAAGATGTATTAGAGTTTATTTCAAATTTATCAGTTCTTGAACTAAGTGAATTAGTAAAAGAATTTGAAGAAAAATTTGGTGTAAGTGCTGCTCCTGTTATGGTAGCTGGTGCTGTAGCTGGCGGAGCTGCTGAAGCTGCTGAAGAAAAAACAGATTTTAACATTGTTCTAGTTGATAGTGGTGCTAAAAAAATAGAAGTAATTAAAGTTGTTCGTGCTTTAACAGGTCTTGGTCTTAAAGAGGCTAAAGATGCTGTTGAAGGTACTCCATCAGTTCTTAAAGAAGGTGCGAGCAAAGAAGAAGCTGAAGCAGCTAAAAAACAACTTGAAGAAGCTGGCGCTAAAGTCGAACTTAAATAA
- the rplJ gene encoding 50S ribosomal protein L10, whose product MTRNEKAEIISNLEAEFKASEAIVVCDYRGLSVKKLEALRIAAKEQNVKVQVIKNTLAKIALNNSAKDGMELKDTNIFVWGEDQLAVTKVVAKFEEANKDLFKIKTAYIDGEVAPVSKVVALSKMPSRDELIAMLLQVWNAPIQNFTIGLNALKEKKEQSA is encoded by the coding sequence GTGACTAGAAACGAAAAAGCTGAAATTATTTCAAACCTTGAGGCTGAATTTAAAGCTAGCGAAGCTATAGTAGTATGTGACTATAGAGGTTTAAGTGTTAAAAAACTTGAGGCGTTAAGAATTGCTGCTAAAGAGCAAAATGTAAAAGTTCAAGTTATTAAAAACACTTTAGCAAAAATAGCTTTGAATAACTCTGCTAAAGATGGTATGGAGCTTAAAGATACAAATATCTTTGTATGGGGCGAAGACCAACTAGCGGTTACTAAAGTTGTAGCTAAATTTGAAGAAGCTAATAAAGATCTATTTAAAATCAAGACAGCTTATATTGATGGTGAAGTTGCTCCTGTATCTAAAGTTGTTGCATTGTCAAAAATGCCGTCTCGCGACGAACTTATTGCTATGCTACTACAAGTTTGGAATGCGCCAATTCAAAATTTCACTATTGGTTTAAATGCGCTTAAAGAGAAAAAAGAGCAATCTGCTTAA